From a single Aquarana catesbeiana isolate 2022-GZ linkage group LG09, ASM4218655v1, whole genome shotgun sequence genomic region:
- the ST6GALNAC6 gene encoding alpha-N-acetylgalactosaminide alpha-2,6-sialyltransferase 6 isoform X1, with protein MTNTSARTAVLIFIFALVTFLIILSSNNSEEPFNYKDLKITHHNPPNIRKWGIQDGYISVSGNKTLHSKCNSCVLVTSSSHLLNTGLGPKIDQAECIIRMNDAPTTGYEKDVGNKTTFRVVAHSSVYRVLRRPQEFLSRAPRQTLIFWGPPIKMVQNSKANLYHIIERASSAFPNVSAFVLSPRNMMRFDELFRAETGRDREKSHSWLSTGWFTMVIAVELCNNVHVYGMVPPNYCSKRQHKMAYHYYEPRGSDECTTYIQNERGRRGNHHRFITEKLVFARWASVYNISFSHPEWFKDPDNSN; from the exons ATGACTAACACAAGT GCTCGTACCGCTGTCCTCATATTCATATTTGCTTTAGTCACCTTCCTCATTATTCTGAGCTCCAACAACAGCGAGGAACCTTTCAACTACAAGGATCTCAAAATCACGCACCACAACCCACCAAATATTAGAAAATGGGGGATTCAAGATGGCTACATCTCAGTGTCTGGAAACAAG ACTCTACACTCCAAATGCAACAGTTGTGTCCTCGTCACCAGCTCTAGCCATCTGCTGAACACCGGCTTGGGCCCTAAGATCGATCAGGCAGAATGCATCATCCGCATGAACGATGCTCCCACCACTGGCTATGAAAAGGACGTGGGTAACAAAACAACTTTCCGGGTAGTTGCCCATTCTAGTGTGTACCGGGTTCTGCGAAGGCCACAGGAATTCTTGAGCCGAGCTCCAAGACAGACGCTTATATTCTGGGGGCCCCCGATCAAGATGGTGCAAAATAGCAAAGCTAACCTGTATCACATCATCGAGCGAGCCAGCTCTGCTTTCCCCAACGTGTCAGCCTTCGTTTTGTCTCCTCGGAATATGATGAGGTTTGACGAGCTGTTTCGGGCAGAGACTGGACGAGACAG GGAGAAGTCTCACTCCTGGCTGAGCACAGGCTGGTTTACAATGGTGATTGCCGTGGAGCTGTGTAATAATGTTCATGTATATGGAATGGTGCCACCTAACTACTGCAG CAAGAGACAGCACAAGATGGCGTATCATTACTATGAGCCTAGAGGCTCTGATGAGTGTACCACTTACATTCAGAATGAGCGTGGACGAAGAGGCAATCACCACCGCTTCATCACGGAGAAACTGGTGTTTGCCCGCTGGGCATCTGTATATAACATCTCTTTCTCACACCCCGAGTGGTTCAAAGATCCAGACAACTCAAACTAA
- the ST6GALNAC6 gene encoding alpha-N-acetylgalactosaminide alpha-2,6-sialyltransferase 6 isoform X2 yields MAPARTAVLIFIFALVTFLIILSSNNSEEPFNYKDLKITHHNPPNIRKWGIQDGYISVSGNKTLHSKCNSCVLVTSSSHLLNTGLGPKIDQAECIIRMNDAPTTGYEKDVGNKTTFRVVAHSSVYRVLRRPQEFLSRAPRQTLIFWGPPIKMVQNSKANLYHIIERASSAFPNVSAFVLSPRNMMRFDELFRAETGRDREKSHSWLSTGWFTMVIAVELCNNVHVYGMVPPNYCSKRQHKMAYHYYEPRGSDECTTYIQNERGRRGNHHRFITEKLVFARWASVYNISFSHPEWFKDPDNSN; encoded by the exons GCTCGTACCGCTGTCCTCATATTCATATTTGCTTTAGTCACCTTCCTCATTATTCTGAGCTCCAACAACAGCGAGGAACCTTTCAACTACAAGGATCTCAAAATCACGCACCACAACCCACCAAATATTAGAAAATGGGGGATTCAAGATGGCTACATCTCAGTGTCTGGAAACAAG ACTCTACACTCCAAATGCAACAGTTGTGTCCTCGTCACCAGCTCTAGCCATCTGCTGAACACCGGCTTGGGCCCTAAGATCGATCAGGCAGAATGCATCATCCGCATGAACGATGCTCCCACCACTGGCTATGAAAAGGACGTGGGTAACAAAACAACTTTCCGGGTAGTTGCCCATTCTAGTGTGTACCGGGTTCTGCGAAGGCCACAGGAATTCTTGAGCCGAGCTCCAAGACAGACGCTTATATTCTGGGGGCCCCCGATCAAGATGGTGCAAAATAGCAAAGCTAACCTGTATCACATCATCGAGCGAGCCAGCTCTGCTTTCCCCAACGTGTCAGCCTTCGTTTTGTCTCCTCGGAATATGATGAGGTTTGACGAGCTGTTTCGGGCAGAGACTGGACGAGACAG GGAGAAGTCTCACTCCTGGCTGAGCACAGGCTGGTTTACAATGGTGATTGCCGTGGAGCTGTGTAATAATGTTCATGTATATGGAATGGTGCCACCTAACTACTGCAG CAAGAGACAGCACAAGATGGCGTATCATTACTATGAGCCTAGAGGCTCTGATGAGTGTACCACTTACATTCAGAATGAGCGTGGACGAAGAGGCAATCACCACCGCTTCATCACGGAGAAACTGGTGTTTGCCCGCTGGGCATCTGTATATAACATCTCTTTCTCACACCCCGAGTGGTTCAAAGATCCAGACAACTCAAACTAA